A segment of the Triticum urartu cultivar G1812 chromosome 1, Tu2.1, whole genome shotgun sequence genome:
ACCGCCACCGGTCGTCTTATTTATGATGACCGCCGACACGGCAGCCATTGTCGTACCCCGATGTCACGCTGTCGCACCGTTGGCATCTGGATCCGCAGCGGATCCCGATGCTGGCTGTTCCGCGTACCAAGCGGGCGCACGGCGATGAGGTGCGCAGGCGCCACGTGCAGCTCACGCCGGAGCAGCGTCGGTTGCCAGAGTACGCCACCAACTCCCCTAACTGGGAGGCGTGGTTCGCCCGCGAACACGAGGAGCAACGGCGCTCAGGTGTCGACGCCGTCCCTCGCCGTTCCCATCGCCGCCACCGTAGGTAGAGCCGGAGGAcatggaggcggaggcggagtaTCAAGCCGTCCACGAGGAGGCCCTACAGCACGCACTGGAGGCTAGCCGCCTCGAGGAGGACGCGCACTGGGATGGGCTAGAGCAAGCCCTTGCCCTGTCGGCGGCGGGGGACTCCGTCCACACCCCGCTCTTCATGCCGCCACCGCCACTGTCGCCGCCCATCCAGCCAAGCCGGAGCCGGAGCCGACGCGTAAGCGCTCcccgcctcaacccacttggcCGGAGGAGGCCTACTCATGGACGGGCCAGTACCGCGAGTGGGTGAGCGTGCCTTCCGTCCACTTCGCCGCGACGCCGCAGGAGGAGGTGGCCCACCTCGAGCGATGGAAGGAGCACTGGCTCCGCCAGGAGCAGGCCGACGGCGAGGAGCAGATGCGCTACGAGGCCATGCTCCAACGCGATGCGGAGGCGCTCCggctcgaggaggaggaggaggagtgtgCACGGCTGGCCGCAATGCCGCTGCCCCAGTAGACGCCGGAGGAGGCTGCCCTGGCAGCGTACCAGGCGTCGTTCGGGTGGGCTGGCCCTGTTCCGGTCTTCATCGACCTCACCGACGACGGCGGCATCGATGGAAAGGGCAAGAGCAAGGCCGACGACATCTAGGGTAGCGTGCGGGATGGCAGCAGGCGGGCGCAGACTTTTATTTAATGTTCTATTTAATGTTTATTAGATGTAGGTGGCCTTTGGCCGGTGTTTGATCAGCCACTTTTATGTTTAATTACGTTTATTATGTTTACTAGTAAACATGCTGATTTTTTATTACTAATAATTAGTAATGACGTAATTACGATAGTGGAAAAGGTTAGCCAAAATCTGAAAAATAGAAAGGACGCGAGGGAAAACAGCGTCCACAGCTGGACGCTATTGTGAAGAACGTCCGGTTTGGACGCCAATACAAACAACGTCCAACAAATGGTTTGGTCTGCACCCTAAATAGATTAAACCGAGTCGTTTTCCTCTAATAGACGGATGTTATGTCTCCATTAAACCCTAGTACGCATGGATTCGTCGCTCCTCAACGTCGCCATGTGCTAACCAGCCTCCAACACTCACATCTCTAATCATCACGGCATCTCTATCTCTCTTGTTCCCCGCTCACGGTTAAGATCCTCCAATCTATCTCGTGGTTGGCGCATATGATTTGGGGTAAGGTCGTTTTGCATTCCGTTGGTTTCAGTCTTTGTTTAATTGACGCATGTGATTTGTTGAAATTTGGACACAAAACCATATGATGACTAGTATTCTGGGAAAATTCCATTGAGCTTAGCGCCAAGGAGGAGTGACATAGCTTGAAAGGATTACAACCCATGTCTGGCATGTTACAAAGCAGAACCATGAACTGTTTttcttgagaaaaaagaaagaaacatCTAGTCAGTTACACTTCTAGGTCGGTGCAGATGTTCATAGCATATCAGCATATGATCCATTCTAATTTACTACTTGTGAAGAACTCCTTGACCGAAAACTGGGAGCTTGACTTGCATCTTGTGTTGTCCGTCCTCCATCTCCTATGGCTTCTTCAACCTTGAGATATGTTGTAAAACCTCTCCCAGAGTAATTCCACTCATTAAATACATCGGAGTTGCTTTCCTTTGGGGGACTCGGTGGGTGAGCAATATCTGACACCTCATCATCAGATGGGATATCTTCAATATTCAGCGGCAATCTAGCCTCAGCGAGCATGCTTCATAGCCTAGGCTCCATGTTCAGATCCATCAGGTTTCCTACACAAGACCTCAATATAGATCTTCCTATCTTCTTGCATCCAGTAGTAGTAGCACATTTGATCCCCCATGCAGCATCCTTTATCTCACGTAGGCTCTACAAGAGACAATACAAATTTCAACTCATGTGATTGTTAATGTGTTGCAAAGAAATAATTAAAATCTTGCACACACTTACATTGTGAGCCAATGGCGGGCCGCTAGGCATGTAGCCGGTCCATTCGATGCTATCTCGAGGATATGTGATAGGTTCATTTAGGCCTCCTAAGCATTGAGAGTCAAATAATATTGTGTACATACCATTTTGCTGGAACCAATGTCTATACTCAGGTAAACTAGCTACATCAAAGTGAATGTCCTCTGGCCACACTCTTGCTTCAACACGATTGTATTCTTGAACATAATTCGCATGGACTAACTCCCAATCATTTGATTTTCCTGCAGAATGCTTAAGTTTTCGAAGTCTCCGAACCTCTGCCTCGCCACGTGGAAGAGAAGGTGGAATGGGTTGTCTTAATCCAAATTGCCGCATCACCTTATGTGGATAGTGGAACTCCACAATCCAAAAATGCATGAGCGGTACTCTAGCAAACCACCAATCAGAATCTTGATGAACTTCGAAAGGCATCTGCTCTAGAAGATCATCATATGGTTGCCAATCAACTACACCTTCTCGAATCAAATCAATTTGATTTCGATAATATTCAGTACCTATATATTTGATTGCAAGTTACTAAAATTGTTTGTCATACCACAAATGATGTGTAACAAATTTGGTGAGAAGAATACAAACCAGCATTGTGAGGGACATCAAACGCATGTGCATCACACCACTTTGCTCCAAAAACAGGGTTATAATCCAAGTGTACTTCGtgttcatcttcttcttcatcaggtTCATCTCCTTCTTTGGGCTTCTCAAAAATAACTTTAGGGCGACCAAGTGGCAAACGGGACCAAGACCATAACTGTAGCGGCAATAAAGGCCCTGAAATTTCTAGTCTCCCCTTCTTAGCACCCATGCTCAATTGTCTATACAGCACATCAAGGGCAGCTACTCTCCAATTATACTCTGTTTGTTGTCCTAAATCCTGCATAAATTGGAGATACATGGTTGGCACTCCATCTCCAGATGTATCAGTAAAGACTATGGAGCCAAGGATATCTAGAACAAGTGCTCGAGCATGCCAATGAATCTCCCTATCCATTCGAGTATCCGGCAACACATGGAAGCGTTCCCGCAGTTTACCCAAATTTAGAGAGTATTGTGAATTCCTAACAACAATATTATCATCGCCTTTTCGCCTTTTTTTGTTTCATGTGTTGTTCATCCACAGGAATCCCAAACAACCTCTCAACTAATTCTGACCATTGTGCATCAGCTTTGCCAACAAGTGGTTTACCCTGGATAGGCAACCCCCACCAACAACTGACATCTTGCAACGTAATAGTCATTTCTCCTACAGGTAGGTGAAAACTATTTGTCTCGGGCCGCCAACGCTCCACCAATGCCGATATCAAGTATTTGCCGACATTGATTTTCCTCATCTTAGCAATCTGATAAAAACCAAGGTTCTCTAAAGCTGATGTACATAGAGGATCAAATGGGATGCCAACACGGTGACACCGTACATTCAAGCAAATGTTAGGCTGCATCAATACACACAAAAATTAGTCTTTATTTAACCACTAAGTCCAACAAATGACATGCGAAATCACTCACATTTTGCCAAGTTTTGGATATTTTGTGCTGGCTGTGAGGCACCCATAGCAAATCACTGAAACATCCATTTCTATCCATTTCAAAACCCTGTTACAGCATAAAAGGAGCGAGTAAATGTTGAGGTAAAATATCAAAGCAATCATTTGAATTTATTCTTCACAATCTACACTGATAAATAAAGGTCAAACAATCTAATGTTTTCAGCTATGCCTAGGCAGTAAGTGAAATTAGTAAAGCTACAACAAGATGCAATCAATGGTTTGGGCGATGTACAGAGAAGCAGtggagagaagagagagggaCGACCACCTTCGACCGACTTGCTGATGTAGCCGCGGCGGCGCCCTCAACCCACCACTTTGGCCGTGAGGAGGTTGGGGGT
Coding sequences within it:
- the LOC125532524 gene encoding serine/threonine-protein phosphatase 7 long form homolog, whose amino-acid sequence is MRKINVGKYLISALVERWRPETNSFHLPVGEMTITLQDVSCWWGLPIQGKPLVGKADAQWSELVERLFGIPVDEQHMKQKKDLGQQTEYNWRVAALDVLYRQLSMGAKKGRLEISGPLLPLQLWSWSRLPLGRPKVIFEKPKEGDEPDEEEDEHEVHLDYNPVFGAKWCDAHAFDVPHNAGTEYYRNQIDLIREGVVDWQPYDDLLEQMPFEVHQDSDWWFARVPLMHFWIVEFHYPHKVMRQFGLRQPIPPSLPRGEAEVRRLRKLKHSAGKSNDWELVHANYVQEYNRVEARVWPEDIHFDVASLPEYRHWFQQNGMYTILFDSQCLGGLNEPITYPRDSIEWTGYMPSGPPLAHNSLREIKDAAWGIKCATTTGCKKIGRSILRSCVGNLMDLNMEPRL